The sequence AAACAAAAAAAATCATTTATTAAAGTCGAAGAATAATTTTTCTTGAATGCTAGTTGAATAATCAAAACTACCATCCATATTATTCCTATAAACACATGAATGCCATGTGTTGCTAATAGCGTAAAAAAAGAAGATAAAAAAGCATTTTTTGTAGGTCCGTATCCATGTAATATAAGTGTATATAACTCAACATATTCAGTGAATATGAAATAACATCCTAATATAAAAGATACAATAAAAGTAAAATATGCTTTTTTTAAATGATTTTTTAGTAAAAAATGCATAGATATCCCATAAGAAACCGAACTAAATAATAGTAAAATAGTTTCTAAAATAACAGTATTTATTTTAAATAATGAATTTTTTTGTAAAAAATATGGACAACTACTATGCATAACTGAATATACAGAAAACAAAGTTGCAAAAATAATACAGTCGCTCATTAAATAGATCCAAAAACCAAACGTTTTTTTTCTATCTAATATAAAATTAAATTTTTCATGGTGTAGTTCTTTTTTTTCTTTTAAAATTTTATTTTCTATCATAAGCTTTCTTTTTATTTAAATGTTTAATCCACTGACTTTCTATTTTTAAAACATCATTAGATGTTATAATTTGTTTATTGCTTTTAATAAAACTTCTAACTATTATTAACATTAATATAAAGACAAGTGAAAAAGAGAATAACCACCAAATATGCCATACAGCAGAAAATCCTAAAAAAGTAGAAAAAAGTCCAATTAAAACCCCATATTTAGAATTTGTTGGCATTTTAAAAAAATATTGTTTTTCATGTAATATATTTTTTTTTATCTTTTTATTTTTTGAAAACCAAAAAGCATCTCTATTTGTTATATTCGGTATTTTTGAAAAATTATAAAATGGAGGAGGAGAAGAAACAGACCACTCTAAAGTTCTTCCATCCCAAGGATCTCCAGAAAAATCTATATTCTTTTTTCTATTCTTTATAGAGAAATAAAATTGAATTACTTGACTTATTATTCCCAATAAAATTAAAAATACTCCTATACCTGAAATTAATAATAAAGTATGAAATTCTGGATCAATGTTTTGACTAATACGACGTGTCATACCCATAAATCCTAATAAATATAAAGGCATAAACGCAATAAAAAATCCAGTAATCCAAAATAAAAAAGCTATTTTTCCCCAAAATTCGTTTAAAACAAACCCAAAACATTTTGGAAACCAATAGTTTATTCCTGCAAAACATCCAAAAATCACTCCTCCAATGATCATATTATGAAAATGTGCTATTAAAAATAAACTATTATGTAATACAAAATCAAGTGCTGGTATAGATAGTAATACTCCCGTCATACCTCCAATAGTAAAAGAAATTAAAAATCCTATAGTCCATAACATTGAAGAATGCATTTCAATTCTTCCTTTGTACATAGTAAATAACCAATTAAAGATTTTTACTCCAGTAGGAATTGATATAATCATTGTAGCTATACTAAAAAAAGAATTCACATTAGATCCTGCTCCCATAGTAAAAAAATGGTGCAACCAAACTATGAAAGATAAAATAGTAATAACTATTGTAGCCCATACTAACGAAACATATCCAAATAAAGTTTTTTTAGAAAACGTAGAAACAATTTCAGAAAAAATTCCAAATACAGGTAAAATTAAAATATAAACTTCTGGATGACCCCAAATCCAAATTAAATTAATATACATCATAGGATTTCCATAAAAATCATTTGTAAAAAAATGGAATCCAAAATATCTATCTAAACTTAATAATGATAAAGTAGTTGTTAAAACTGGAAAAGAAATTAAAATTAATAGATTTGAGCATAGAGATGTCCAAGTAAAAACTGGCATTTTAAACATACTCATTCCTGGTGCTCGTAATTGTATAATAGTCACTAGAAAATTAATTGCTGTTAAAGTTGTTCCTATACCTGAAATTTGCAAACTCCAAATCCAATAATCAACTCCTACTCCTGGACTATATATTATTTCTGATAA comes from Buchnera aphidicola (Anoecia oenotherae) and encodes:
- a CDS encoding cytochrome c oxidase subunit 3, producing MIENKILKEKKELHHEKFNFILDRKKTFGFWIYLMSDCIIFATLFSVYSVMHSSCPYFLQKNSLFKINTVILETILLLFSSVSYGISMHFLLKNHLKKAYFTFIVSFILGCYFIFTEYVELYTLILHGYGPTKNAFLSSFFTLLATHGIHVFIGIIWMVVLIIQLAFKKNYSSTLINDFFCLGLFWHFLDIIWICIYTFVYLIGAL
- the cyoB gene encoding cytochrome o ubiquinol oxidase subunit I, whose amino-acid sequence is MFGKLNLQSIPYHEPIIMITYLIIITIGSIIISYITYIRKWNDLWNIWITSVDHKTIGIMYMVLAFVMLFRGFTDAIMMRIQQILASTLNHSSGFLPPHHYDQIFTAHGVIMIFFVAMPLIIGFMNFIIPLQIGARDVAFPFLNNLSFWLTVSGAILINISLGIGEFAATGWLAYPPLSEIIYSPGVGVDYWIWSLQISGIGTTLTAINFLVTIIQLRAPGMSMFKMPVFTWTSLCSNLLILISFPVLTTTLSLLSLDRYFGFHFFTNDFYGNPMMYINLIWIWGHPEVYILILPVFGIFSEIVSTFSKKTLFGYVSLVWATIVITILSFIVWLHHFFTMGAGSNVNSFFSIATMIISIPTGVKIFNWLFTMYKGRIEMHSSMLWTIGFLISFTIGGMTGVLLSIPALDFVLHNSLFLIAHFHNMIIGGVIFGCFAGINYWFPKCFGFVLNEFWGKIAFLFWITGFFIAFMPLYLLGFMGMTRRISQNIDPEFHTLLLISGIGVFLILLGIISQVIQFYFSIKNRKKNIDFSGDPWDGRTLEWSVSSPPPFYNFSKIPNITNRDAFWFSKNKKIKKNILHEKQYFFKMPTNSKYGVLIGLFSTFLGFSAVWHIWWLFSFSLVFILMLIIVRSFIKSNKQIITSNDVLKIESQWIKHLNKKKAYDRK